The Hyla sarda isolate aHylSar1 chromosome 2, aHylSar1.hap1, whole genome shotgun sequence genome includes the window gcgcgttcGGAACCAGccatgtatgacacgagcacccttccgatgctcgcggtcatacacaggacgtaaatgtacgtcctggtgcgggaaatcccgccaaaccaggacgtacatttacgtctgtggtcgttaaggggttaatgaaaacttgtcaaacacctgaggggtatagtttccaaaattgggtcacatgtgggtatttatttttttgcgtttatgtcagaaccgctgtaaaatcaccaatttaggcctcaaatgtacatggtgcgctctcactcctgaaccttgttgtgctcccgcagagcattttacgcccacatatggggtatttccgtactcgggagaaattgtgttacaaattttgggggtcttttcttccttttaccgtttgtgaaaataaaaagtatggggcaaccccagcatgttagtgtaaacattttaatctttttacactaacaggctggtgtagcacccaacttttgcttttcataaggggtaaaaggagaaaaagcccccaaaaatttgtagtgcaatttctcccgagtacggaaataccccatatgtggccctaaactgtttccttgaaatacaacagggcttcaaagtgagagagcgccattcgcatttgaggactaaattagggattgcataggggtggacataagggtattctacaccagtgattcccaaacagggtgcctccagctgtcgctaaactcccagaatgcctggacagtcagtggctgtccagaaatgctgggagttgttgttttgcaacagctggaggctccgttttggaaacactgctgtacaatatgtttttcatttttattgtgggggacagtgtaaaggggtgtatatgtagtgttttaccctttcttTGTgtcagtgttttcagggtacattcacactggtgtgttatgatgagtttcccgctaggagtttgggctgcggcaaaaaatttgccgcagcccaaacttgaagcaggaaacttactgtaaacctgcctgtgtgaatgtaccctgtacattcacatgggggggcaaacctccagctgtttcaaaactacaactctcagcatgcactgactgaccgtgcatgctgggagttgtacttttgcaacagctgaaggcacactggttggaaaaccttcagttgggttctgttacctaactcagtattttccaaccagtgtgcctccagctgttgcaaaactacaactcccagcatgtactgatcaccgaagggcatgctgggagatgtagttatgcaacagctggaagtacgcaactacaactcccatcatgccaagacagctgtttgctgtttgggcatgctgggatttgcagttttgcaatatctggagggctagagtttatagaccactgcactgtgatctccaaactgtggacctccagatgttgcaaaactacaaatcccagcatgcccagacagcaaacagctgtttgggcatgctaagagttgtagttttgcaagatctggagggatacagtttagcgaccactgtatagtggtctcagactgtagccctccagatgttgctacgcAACTTAccaacttccgtaggatccagggagcattcctcttctgctgcacgacatcgccgccagcCGATCAACATCACtcgcagcctccggatgggtaaatgGATCTTCTGCCCCCGGTCCTTTGTCGGTTCCcccttctgccccgcctattgtgggtgggcagaacggggaaaactaaagttaacccccccacatccgatctgctattggtggtcgtgtctagaccaccaatagcagggataggagggttggcacccctgccacctcactcctatcccttcagggggattgtgggtgtcttagacaaccacgatcccccttatattccgggtcaccagggtcaccatagacccgaatgacccggaattggcgcaaatcgcaagtgtgaattcattagcgatttgcgccaatcaccgacatggggggtctgatgacccccctgggcatttgcgtagggtgcctgctgatcgatatcagcaggcaccccggtcccgcccggcggggaccgaaattcccacgggcgtatagatacgccctgggtccttaacctccctggcggtatgattctgtctggaaatttgtaccaaaagcggtacaatttttttaacttaatttcacatctccctccacccatttcacatctcccctgtcacattccccctcccttgtcacatcccccgtcacattctcccccctccttgtcaaattttcccccctccttgtcacattctccccccctccttgtcacattctccccccttcttgtcacattcttccccctgtcacattcccccccttgtcacattccccccctgtcacatcccccccccttgtcacattcccccccttgtcacattcccccccccccttgtcacattccccccccctgacacattcccccccctctgacacattcccccccttgtcacattcccccccttgtcacattccccccctgacacattccccccctgacacattccccccccttgtcacattccccccccctgacacatcccCCCCCATttgtcacaacccccccccccccccctgacacatcccccccctttgtcacaaccccccccccccccttgtcacctagtcctgcagcaaatacactaggtttgccggcagatttcaaacctagtgtatttcctgcagaacaagtcctttccccttcagccaatcacaggctttacaccactgcggcctgtgattggctgaaaagtgaaaggtcctagaagatgaatagtgaagagaggacaccccggaccgcacggaggggaacgacatctgcagggaccgggactaggtgagcaaaaggtttttttattttactacttcttccttttacacttagcttagtgtttttctaacagggggcctccagctgttgtgaaactactactcccagcatgcccggacagcctttggctgttcgggcatgctgagagttgtagttttgcaacagctggaggccccctggtagggaaacactgacttttagtatttttctttacctgctctggccggcccccgcaacgggagccgaccagagcagataatcgcaagttttcccgggggccgcatcgctatatcgcattgcttttgcgatatatcgtgcagcctggccgggaactctgcaattctaccccgagcgtgactcggggttaccgatcctggcagggaaaattaaccccgagtcacgctcgggaataccgctcaggaggttaagggaTTAAACCTAATTTACATTTCAACCCATGATGGTGTCATGCTAAGCAGACCACATTATAAAAGTGCTGAACCCTGTGATGTAGAACTggcggactatctgatgtgtatactggactatctgatgtgtatactggactatctgatgtgtatactggactatctgatgtgtatactggactatctgatgtgtatactggactatctgatgtgtataccggactatctgatgtgtataccggactatctgatgtgtatactggactatctgatgtgtatattggactatctgatgtgtataccggactatctgatgtgtatactggactatctgatgtgtatactggactatctgatgtgtatactggaccatctgatgtgtatactggaccatctgatgtgtatactggactatctgatgtgtatactggactatctgatgtgtatactggactatctgatgtgtatactggactacctgatgtgtatactgaactacctgatgtgtatactggactatctgatgtgtatactggactacctgatgtgtatactggactatctgatgtgtatactggactatctgatgtgtatactggattatctgatgtgtatactggactatctgatgtgtatattggactatctgatgtgtgtactggactatctgatgtgtatactggactatctgatgtgtatactggactatctgatgtgtatattgaactatctgatgtgtatactggactatctgatgggtgtactggactatctgatgtgtatactggactatctgatgtgtatattggactatctgatgtgtgtactggactatctgatgtgtacacTGGAATATCTCATGTGTATACTggcctatctgatgtgtatattgaACTATcatatgtgtatactggactatctgatgtgtatactggactacctgatgtgtatactggactatctgatgtgtatactggaccatctgatgtgtatactggaccatctgatgtgtatactggactatctgatgtgtatactggactatctgatgtgtatactggactatctgatgtgtatactggactacctgatgtgtatactgaactacctgatgtgtatactggactatctgatgtgtatactggactacctgatgtgtatactggactatctgatgtgtatactggactatctgatgtgtatactggattatctgatgtgtatactggactatctgatgtgtatattggactatctgatgtgtgtactggactatctgatgtgtatactggactatctgatgtgtatactggactatctgatgtgtatattgaactatctgatgtgtatactggactatctgatgggtgtactggactatctgatgtgtatactggactatctgatgtgtatattggactatctgatgtgtgtactggactatctgatgtgtacacTGGAATATCTCATGTGTATACTggcctatctgatgtgtatattgaACTATcatatgtgtatactggactatctgatgggtgtactggactatctgatgtgtatactggactatctgatgtgtatactggactatctgatgtgtgtaccggactatctgatgtgtataccggactatctgatgtgtataccggactatctgatgtgtatactggactatctgatgtgtatactggactatctgatgggtgtactggactatctgatgtgtatactggactatctgatgtgtatattggactatctgatgtgtgtactggactatctgatgtgtacacTGGAATATCTCATGTGTATACTggcctatctgatgtgtatattgaACTATcatatgtgtatactggactatctgatgggtgtactggactatctgatgtgtatactggactatctgatgtgtatactggactatctgatgtgtgtaccggactatctgatgtgtataccggactatctgatgtgtataccggactatctgatgtgtatactggactatctgatgtgtatactggactatctgatgtgtatactggactatgtgatgtgtatactggactatgtgatgtgtatactggactatgtgatgtgtatactggactatctgatgtgtatactggactatctgatgtgtatactggactatctgatgtgtatactggactatctgatgtgtatactggactatctgatgtgtatacggGACTATCTGGtgtgtatattggactatctgatgtgtatactggactatctgatgtgtatactggactatctgatgtgtatactggactatctgatgtgtatactggactatctgatgtgtatactggactatctgatgtgtatactggactatctgatgtgtatactggactatctgatgtgtatactggcttTCTGACTCTGTCCCAATGACAGGTGTTAAGAGAAGGATgagacatgtttttttatttatatatttattaagaaTAATACACAGGATAAATGTCCgtcctcggctcccggctgtagTCATAGGCCTCAGTCTTCACTATTCTACAGGATGGTTCTGTTCCGGGTCCGGTATCTTGGTCCTCAGGCTGACGTTAATGTCATTTCTGGAAATCTTTACTGACAAATGCTGTAAATCTGTATAGTGGGTCACATGGTATAAGGTGACGCCGCAGAATCCCAGGTATTCAGCCACCATGACGGGGACATACATAATCTCCTCGCAGTGTCCGGTGCACAGATCCGTATAGAAGGAGACCTGACCGACACTGAAGAGCAGCAGCACCACAGAAGTCACTAAGGTGGAGGCCAGCCTTATATGGCAAACAATCCGGCTGCTGTATGACCTTTTGTATAGGAATCCAGCTtggcacacattatatatggctGCACAAATAAATGCCATACCTGAGCTGATCCTGTGTATTGTAGGATTGTTCCCCATAGTAAATACGGCATTCAGGGCTGTTCCTATGCACATGATGCATCCTAAGGTAAACAAGATCTTCTGGTAAATCCTAAAATGCTTCGCAGATGGTTCAGAGCGCAGGAACATAAATCGGTGCTGCAGGTAGGTGACGGCAACTCCTATGATGGGTGCACCAAAGAACACAACCTTATATATTATCCACTCAGGATATCCTACAGCCGTGTCACTGATAAACGGCTGTCTGCTATGTCCTAGGGCGATGGTCAAGGTGACAAGAGTGCTGAGGCCCAAAAGGTTCCATGTGACCCAAAGGATAGGCAAGAACCCTAATCCCTGGATCTCCATGGCACAAAGAAACAACACAAATCGCTGAGATAAAGGAAAGATTCGCTAAGCAAAAGCCGCTGTCTCTGTCCAACTCTCTCTGTGTAATCAGATTGTCAGGCGGGGTTTTCTATAGGCTCGGAACTCGATGATGTCACATCTGTGATGTCATTCTTTGGTTCATCTCGGTAACACCATCATGCTGCATACTGATTGGTCCTCAGTGTTGTAGATCTTTATGCAGACAATCCTGGCATCACATTTGCTGATATTTAGTGTTTCCACAGTCAAATAAAACTAGTAATGGCTGAATCCACATTTCAACAGGGTTTTCCAAAATCTCTTTCAACATGAAttcatctgaatataaccttatgtGTCTGTAATTCTGCCAATTCTCTTCTTTTActacaaaggttaatgttttgtcagatgtacaacatataaaaaggtttttaacATTTCTGTGACTGCTCAGTGGttaaaaaaccaacacaaaacCATTGCAGATGGGGTTGTACTTggatatatttgtacatttgtagatatattatattttattgttttctgtgtaaagtccaatacaaagaaaatatgtagaaaaaattctgcacttttctttctttttaaatttttttaaagctcTTTTAAAAGAAACCAAGAATATGTCCGTACAATGCTTTTCTAACATACATATTATTACAACAGTTCTTTGGGTCAGCTGATTGACAGCCCTTCTTTAGTTACACAATATACCTGTATCTTGGCCCCCATAGACATCACATGGTAACAGTACCTACTGCGTCCATCGGTTTCATGGCCGTCCTGTGGGGGCTACACAAGACCACGTTCACCCCCTTTTCTTATGTTTATAATTaaaagtttgttaaaaaaaattgtggaaggaaaacaaattaaattaaattcaacCTGTCTCaggtagccccccccctccctcccccggtGACATATTTACCATAGAGACGGTATTGGGGTCTTGCACTATGGAATAACAGCACGTGTCTCATTGGTCTGTGTAGATTACTGAGGTCTGGTGCGCTCCTATATTTGCAAATAACTATAAAAATGTGCAGTTTAAACAAGGTAATAGGTAATTTCCCATTGGCCTCCTGAAATGCTGCTATGAAGGAAGGTTTGGGTTACACCTGGAATCAATTACCTCCAAACTGAGATGAGGAAATGTAAATGGAGACGTGAATGGCCctgtttattatgtttatttatacTGTAAAATATATTGTAATCTGCGCTGCATTTAGGATCAACATATTATATCAAAACTCAAGAGTCTCAAAGAAAAGGGATAAAAAGATCAGGGAACAGGGGCGTAGGAACCCTCACAAATCTGGGGGATAGCATTTTAATTGGTTGTTTTGCAAGGGTGGAGCCACAAAGGACCAGAGGGAGTGGAACCATTCAATGTTGGGTGACGCTACAAAATTGAGCTTCAGGCTCCTCAGCACAGGTACCTTCAGGGAGCAGTGAATTCAGGAGACCGGgacctgtcaggactgtgggaggtcaggatctgtcaggactgtgggaggtcaggatctgtcaggactgtgggaggtcaggatctgtcaggactgtctgaggtcatgatctgtcaggactgtctgaggtcaggatctgtcaggactgtgggaggtcaggatctgtcaggactgtgggaagttaggatctgtcaggactgtctgaggtcaggatctgtcaggactgtgggaggtcaggatctgtcaggactgtgggaggtcaggatctgtcaggactgtgcgaggtcaggatctgtcaggactgtgggaggtcaggatctgtcaggactgtgggaggtcaggatctgtcaggactgtctgaggtcaggttctgtcaggactgtgggaggtcagaatctgtcaggactgtctgaggtcaggttctgtcaggactgtgggaggtcaggatctgtcaggactgtctgaggtcaggatctgtcaggactgtctgaggtcaggttctgtcaggactgtgggaggtcaggatctgtcaggactgtgggaggtcaggatctgtcaggactgtgggaggtcaggatctgtcaggactgtgggaggtcaggatctgtcaggactgtgggaggtcaggatctgtcaggactgtgggaggtcaggatctgtcaggactgtgggaggtcagtatctgtcaggactgtgggaggtcaggatctatCAGGACTGTGgggggtcaggatctgtcaggactgtggggggtcaggatctgtcaggactgtgggaggtcaggatctgtcaggactgtgggaggtcaggacctgtcaggactgtgggagaccgggacctgtcaggactgtgggaggtcaggatctgtcaggactgtgggaggtcaggatctgtcaggactgtgggaggtcaggatctgtcaggactgtctgaggtcaggatctgtcaggactgtctgaggtcaggatctgtcaggactgtgggaggtcaggatctgtcaggactgtgggaagtcaggatctgtcaggactgtctgaggtcaggatctgtcaggactgtgggaggtcaggatctgtcaggactgtgggaggtcaggatctgtcaggactgtgggaggtcaggatctgtcaggactgtgggaggtcaggatctgtcaggactgtgggaggtcaggatctgtcaggactgtgggaggtcagaaTTTGTCAGGACTgtctgaggtcaggatctgtcaggactgtgggaggtcaggatctgtcaggactgtgggaggtcaggatctgtcaggactgtgggaggtcaggatctgtcaggactgtgggaggtcaggatctgtcaggactgtgggaggtcaggatctgtcaggactgtgggaggtcaggatctgtcaggactgtgggaggtcaggatctgtcaggactgtgggaggtcaggatctgtcaggactgtgggaggtcaggatctgtcaggactgtctgAGGTCAGGTTCTGTCAGTACTGTCTGAGGTCAggttctgtcaggactgtgggaggtcaggatctgtcaggactgtcggaggtcaggatctgtcaggactgtgggaggtcaggatctgtcaggactgtgggaggtcaggatctgtcaggactgtgggaggtcaggatctgtcaggactgtgggaggtcaggatctgtcaggactgtgggaggtcaggatctgtcaggactgtggggggtcaggatctgtcaggactgtgggaggtcaggatctgtcaggactgtgggaggtcaggatctgtcaggactttgggaggtcaggatctgtcaggactgtgggaggtcaggatctgtcaggactgtgggaggtcaggatctgtcaggactgtggagaggtcaggatctgtcaggactgtgggaggtcaggatctgtcaggactgtgggaggtcaggatctgtcaggactgtgggaggtcaggatctgtcaggactgtgggaggtaggcTGTGTGTGCGGTCAGGGCGGGGAGTTCTCTACAGCCTGTGTAGACACAAAAACACCTTAACAtcacagggtgtacatgtatgccctgatcGCAGTACTAGTGTATGAAGTGCACTTActtgctgagcgcgcttcattccTGGTAAGTATTGACTGCAATTATCAGCAATcacgcccctcccctaataaaagtgtaaatcaccccctttacccAAAGTGATGTGGTGtcactgcgtgtggaaatgtccaaactattaaaataatgaaaccgcatggtcagtggtgaaaacataaaaaaagtccagaatttcaaatttttggtcacttcaaaaaaaattaaataaaaaggataaaaaagttccatcaaaacagaactggtaccgacaaaaactacagattagGACACAGAAtatgagcccccatacagcccTATATAGGGAAAAAAAGGGTTATAGGGACAGAAAAGGAAAATTTTAAGCATTCAAATTTTCACCCAAAAGGCTTTAATTTTATAAAAGTAGTaagataaaacaaaacctatataaattgggtatcattgtatggacctacagaatgaagatagtaTTGTCTGTGGTAGAAGGGCTGACGTACGTTACATTTGTGGTCGTCGCCTCTGCCCGAGAACCGTACCTACCTACCCTACTACTGCTGAATACCAACCCCTAACTAACCAagcagtctgaggtgtgccataactgctgcgtatagaatatgcctgggggaaaagagggcataccctgtaacTGAGTAAACGGAAATTAGGGGAGGGTGGGTGGGACTGAAGAACCCACGGCGGCTGGACGTGAGGCGGCCGTGAGTTCTTAAAGGCAGCCggctcctcccacaaatacaggccagctgcg containing:
- the LOC130357347 gene encoding DNA damage-regulated autophagy modulator protein 1-like, with protein sequence MEIQGLGFLPILWVTWNLLGLSTLVTLTIALGHSRQPFISDTAVGYPEWIIYKVVFFGAPIIGVAVTYLQHRFMFLRSEPSAKHFRIYQKILFTLGCIMCIGTALNAVFTMGNNPTIHRISSGMAFICAAIYNVCQAGFLYKRSYSSRIVCHIRLASTLVTSVVLLLFSVGQVSFYTDLCTGHCEEIMYVPVMVAEYLGFCGVTLYHVTHYTDLQHLSVKISRNDINVSLRTKIPDPEQNHPVE